In Brachionichthys hirsutus isolate HB-005 chromosome 5, CSIRO-AGI_Bhir_v1, whole genome shotgun sequence, a single genomic region encodes these proteins:
- the skor1b gene encoding SKI family transcriptional corepressor 1 homolog-B: MDSVSTGRDSSSSPTSKQELSYRKNLKPNQVGHTVLYGIPIVSLVIDGHERLCLAQISNTLLKTYSYNEIHNRRVALGITCVQCTPVQLEILRRAGAMPISSRRCGMITKREAERLCKSFLGAHSPPKLPENFAFDVSHECSWGSRGSFIPARYNSSRAKCIKCSYCNMYFSPNKFIFHSHRTPESKYTQPDAANFNSWRRHLKLTDKAGQTDILHAWEDVKAMFNGGSRKRTLPFNESGPRSPLKAQGPNRPRDSPETPAKILSCEDNRGGMASPHARSYPVIPVPSKGFGMLQKIPPPLFPHPYGFPAFGLCQKKDDSLMGEQSKAGLPGVLWPGTKDSAYHSFPMFWPAAGALPMPPYPPQAQHKPLPELLCAPRPADMDVSEHSSDRSANTSKDSMVENDRCSSTQSARNEDDKSGDEARPLEGIITPRKISYVSAFRPVIKDADCIAKLYGNRGAYSGGRTGYLSPDFLSESSSYRSMSPGVDSEGEPDVDVGTNKTPEEEEEEEEDSRPLSSVCPRTPPDVSHSVSPNESDSRAMRENRGIDSQKTSAHVAQSSDRELQNKQISEKHIAASLSEVCAPDRGALRQRSSPSHFRAASYQTGELTSNDESPRKEEPSSTVEEIETKSFNEQSSEELRRDPEEAEDASSRNLLAQRAIQSLAKAELQKQLEEQVELRKKLEREFQNMKDNFQCQMKRELSYREEMVQQLHIVREAHDALHHFSCKMLTPRHCSGSCSFKSPLLPP, translated from the exons ATGGACTCCGTATCTACCGGACGAGACTCCAGCTCCTCGCCGACCTCAAAGCAAGAACTTTCCTACCGCAAGAACCTGAAGCCCAATCAGGTCGGGCACACGGTGCTGTACGGAATACCGATCGTGTCTTTGGTGATCGATGGCCATGAGAGACTTTGCCTTGCACAGATCTCTAACACCCTTTTGAAGACTTACAGTTATAACGAGATACACAACCGGCGCGTAGCGCTGGGGATCACCTGCGTGCAGTGCACGCCTGTCCAGCTGGAGATCCTGCGGAGAGCCGGAGCGATGCCGATCTCCTCCAGGCGCTGCGGGATGATCACCAAACGCGAGGCCGAGAGACTTTGTAAGTCTTTTCTGGGAGCTCATTCACCCCCAAAACTTCCAGAAAATTTCGCATTTGATGTGTCCCACGAATGCTCCTGGGGGAGTCGAGGGAGCTTCATCCCGGCCAGATACAACAGCTCCAGGGCCAAATGCATCAAGTGCTCCTACTGCAACATGTACTTTTCGCCCAATAAATTCATTTTCCATTCTCACCGCACGCCGGAGTCCAAGTACACGCAGCCAGACGCGGCTAATTTCAACTCTTGGAGGCGGCATCTCAAATTAACAGACAAAGCGGGCCAGACAGACATATTACACGCGTGGGAAGACGTGAAGGCCATGTTCAATGGTGGCAGTCGTAAGAGGACGTTGCCATTCAACGAATCGGGGCCCAGGTCTCCGCTCAAAGCGCAGGGACCGAACCGACCTCGTGATTCACCGGAGACGCCTGCCAAAATCCTGAGTTGCGAGGACAACCGGGGCGGCATGGCGAGCCCTCATGCGCGCAGCTACCCGGTCATCCCCGTGCCCAGTAAAGGCTTCGGAATGCTGCAAAAAATCCCGCCGCCGCTCTTCCCGCATCCGTACGGGTTCCCGGCGTTCGGTCTGTGCCAGAAGAAAGACGACAGCCTGATGGGGGAGCAAAGTAAAGCCGGCCTCCCGGGCGTGCTGTGGCCTGGCACCAAGGACAGCGCCTACCACTCCTTCCCCATGTTCTGGCCCGCGGCGGGCGCGCTGCCCATGCCTCCCTACCCCCCGCAGGCGCAGCACAAACCCCTGCCGGAGCTGCTGTGCGCGCCGAGGCCGGCGGACATGGACGTGTCTGAGCACAGCTCAGACCGCAGCGCCAACACGTCAAAAGACAGCATGGTGGAAAACGATCGGTGTTCCAGCACTCAGTCCGCGCGTAACGAAGACGACAAATCCGGGGACGAGGCGAGGCCGCTGGAGGGGATTATTACGCCACGGAAAATCAGCTACGTGTCCGCCTTCAGGCCCGTCATTAAAGACGCGGACTGCATCGCCAAGCTGTACGGCAACAGAGGCGCGTACAGCGGCGGTCGCACCGGTTATTTATCTCCGGATTTTTTAAGCGAGAGTTCCAGTTACCGATCTATGTCGCCCGGTGTGGACAGTGAGGGCGAGCCGGATGTGGACGTGGGGACGAATAAAacaccagaggaggaggaggaggaggaggaggactcccgGCCTCTGTCCTCGGTGTGTCCTCGGACTCCCCCCGACGTGTCTCACAGTGTCTCTCCAAACGAATCAGACTCCAGGGCCATGCGGGAGAACCGCGGGATCGATTCCCAGAAAACGAGCGCGCACGTGGCGCAGTCCTCCGACCGAGAACTGCAGAATAAGCAGATATCTGAGAAGCACATAGCCGCGTCTTTGTCTGAA GTTTGCGCACCGGATAGAGGAGCGCTGCGACAAAGGAGCAGCCCGTCTCATTTTAGAGCTGCAAGTTACCAAACTGGAGAGCTCACATCAAACG ATGAGAGTCCGAGAAAAGAAGAGCCGTCTTCCACAGTGGAGGAGATCGAAACGAAATCTTTTAATGAACAAAGCAGCGAGGAGCTTCGGCGAGATCCAGAAGAGG CCGAGGACGCGTCATCCAGAAATCTGCTCGCACAAAGAGCCATACAAAGTCTGGCAAAAG CGGAACTGCAGAAGCAGCTGGAAGAGCAAGTCGAGCTGAGGAAAAAACTGGAAAGAGAATTTCAAAACATGAAAG ATAATTTTCAGTGTCAGATGAAAAGGGAGCTGTCCTACAGGGAGGAGATGGTTCAGCAGCTTCACATCGTCAGAG